A window of the Bacillus sp. A301a_S52 genome harbors these coding sequences:
- a CDS encoding PTS sugar transporter subunit IIB, with protein sequence MKILAVCGSGLGTSFMVEMNIKQVLEELGVTGVEVSHSDLSSATPEDADVYFLAKDIAESGKHLGEIIVLENIIDMDELREKVKKLGEDKNLI encoded by the coding sequence ATGAAAATTTTAGCCGTTTGTGGATCAGGATTAGGTACGAGTTTTATGGTGGAGATGAACATTAAACAAGTTCTAGAGGAGTTAGGGGTGACAGGGGTTGAAGTCTCTCATTCTGATTTAAGCTCAGCTACGCCTGAAGATGCGGATGTGTATTTCTTGGCGAAAGATATTGCTGAGAGTGGCAAGCATCTTGGGGAAATTATCGTACTTGAGAACATTATTGACATGGATGAATTAAGAGAGAAAGTTAAGAAGCTAGGTGAAGATAAAAATCTCATCTGA
- a CDS encoding PTS ascorbate transporter subunit IIC — protein MNTFLNTLVDILSQPAILVALIALIGLVAQRKNISDTMKGTTKTFVGFLVIAAGAGILETSLVPFGAMFQAAFNVSGVVPNNEAIVALALNEYGSNTALIMFFGMIVNILIARFTRFKYIFLTGHHTLYMACMLAVIMAVAGFSTVPLIAAGSVALGIIMTLSPAILQPFMRKFTGNNNVALGHFSAVGYALSGLVGQAVKGKNPTSTEKIDFPKGLGFLRDSTVSIAMTMIVMYVIIALAAGPVFIESELSGGTNFLVFSLIQAGTFAAGVFIILAGVRLVLAEIVPAFKGISTKLVPNAKPALDVPIVFTYAPNAVLIGFFSSFIGGLFSMVMMAFVGSTIILPGVVPHFFTGAAAGVFGNATGGLRGAVSGSFVNGIIISFLPIFLLPVLGELGFANTTFSDTDFGVGGIFFGSLANYGGTIAIVISLVVILALMAIPFKREKRV, from the coding sequence ATGAACACTTTTCTAAATACGTTAGTAGATATTTTGAGTCAACCAGCAATATTAGTTGCTTTGATTGCGTTAATTGGATTAGTGGCACAAAGGAAAAACATATCTGACACAATGAAGGGAACGACAAAGACGTTTGTTGGATTTTTGGTCATTGCTGCTGGCGCAGGCATTTTAGAGACATCTTTAGTACCCTTTGGTGCTATGTTCCAAGCAGCATTTAACGTGTCTGGCGTCGTACCAAATAACGAAGCAATTGTCGCTCTGGCGTTAAATGAATATGGTTCTAATACAGCGTTAATTATGTTTTTCGGTATGATTGTGAATATCTTAATTGCACGTTTTACTAGGTTCAAGTATATCTTTTTAACGGGACATCATACGTTGTATATGGCGTGTATGTTAGCGGTTATTATGGCTGTTGCTGGTTTTAGTACGGTACCATTAATTGCAGCAGGCTCAGTTGCATTAGGCATCATCATGACGTTATCTCCTGCGATTTTGCAACCATTCATGAGGAAATTTACAGGGAATAACAATGTGGCATTGGGTCATTTTAGTGCTGTTGGTTATGCATTAAGTGGATTAGTTGGACAAGCTGTCAAAGGAAAAAATCCAACATCTACAGAAAAAATCGATTTTCCAAAGGGACTAGGTTTTTTAAGAGACAGCACAGTGAGCATAGCTATGACGATGATAGTGATGTACGTCATCATAGCTTTAGCTGCTGGACCTGTTTTTATTGAATCTGAACTTAGTGGCGGTACAAATTTTCTTGTTTTTTCGCTCATACAAGCTGGAACTTTTGCGGCGGGAGTATTTATTATCTTAGCTGGAGTTCGTTTAGTTCTTGCAGAAATTGTACCAGCTTTTAAAGGGATATCGACCAAATTGGTGCCGAATGCGAAACCTGCCTTAGATGTTCCAATCGTGTTTACTTATGCACCAAATGCCGTATTAATTGGTTTCTTTTCAAGTTTCATAGGTGGATTGTTTAGTATGGTGATGATGGCATTTGTAGGAAGTACCATTATTCTTCCTGGGGTTGTGCCTCATTTCTTTACAGGGGCAGCAGCAGGGGTCTTTGGTAATGCTACAGGTGGATTAAGAGGGGCTGTATCTGGATCATTCGTAAACGGAATTATTATTTCATTTCTTCCTATCTTTCTCCTACCAGTATTAGGAGAACTGGGTTTTGCAAATACGACTTTTTCTGATACGGACTTTGGAGTTGGCGGCATATTTTTCGGTTCACTTGCCAACTATGGTGGGACGATCGCTATTGTGATTAGTCTTGTGGTTATTCTAGCCCTCATGGCAATTCCGTTCAAAAGAGAAAAAAGAGTATAA
- a CDS encoding histidinol-phosphatase HisJ family protein, with translation MYLTDYHHHTDHSFDSKAKMDDVCKTAIKKGINEICFTEHFSVNPKAPTFGHMNFERYFTQIRACQKQYEEQLTIKAGIELCEPHLMKEDYDQALKNLQFDFILGSVHNIKEEKLRTFMMEKESSDAYHTYFEEVYSLVSSADIDVLAHLDLLKRYAIETKGNYSFTEFEDILRGILQKSIERGIGIEINTSGLSNGKLREAFPTLDILKLYKKFGGEILTIGSDSHRADTVGEHLRSALHMAKQAGFNYIFTFTKRKPKAIKI, from the coding sequence ATGTACTTAACTGACTACCACCACCATACTGATCATTCATTTGATTCTAAAGCAAAGATGGACGATGTTTGTAAAACAGCTATAAAGAAAGGTATTAATGAGATTTGCTTTACAGAGCATTTCTCTGTGAATCCGAAGGCCCCGACTTTTGGGCACATGAATTTTGAGCGATATTTCACTCAAATTAGAGCGTGCCAAAAACAATATGAAGAGCAGTTGACCATTAAAGCAGGGATTGAATTATGTGAACCTCATCTGATGAAGGAAGACTATGATCAAGCACTAAAAAATTTACAATTTGATTTTATTCTTGGATCAGTTCATAACATCAAAGAGGAAAAACTGCGCACGTTTATGATGGAAAAGGAGAGTAGTGATGCTTATCATACATATTTTGAAGAAGTCTATTCGTTAGTATCTTCAGCAGATATTGATGTTTTGGCGCATTTAGATTTGTTGAAACGATATGCCATTGAAACGAAAGGAAACTATTCCTTCACTGAATTTGAAGATATTTTAAGGGGAATTTTACAAAAATCAATAGAGCGTGGAATTGGTATTGAAATCAATACATCAGGATTATCGAATGGCAAACTGCGAGAAGCTTTTCCTACGCTTGACATACTTAAACTGTATAAGAAATTTGGTGGAGAGATCTTAACGATAGGTTCAGACTCACACCGAGCAGATACAGTAGGGGAGCATTTAAGAAGTGCTTTGCACATGGCGAAGCAGGCCGGATTTAATTATATATTTACATTTACAAAACGAAAGCCGAAAGCGATAAAAATATAA
- a CDS encoding iron-hydroxamate ABC transporter substrate-binding protein, protein MRRLLAFSVFLVIMLLSACGNNEPTDVSATENEADTFTYESETGPVEVPTNPEKIIALTNGPNVFALDGNVVGIDEWTSNNPLFQEKVEGVEIVSEESLEKILELEPDLIIAGSHMNNIDKLNDIAPTVVYTWGELDYLTQQIEIGKLLNKEEEATEWVEDFTERAEAAGEAIREEIGEDATVSVFESGNKEVYVFGNNYARGTEILYQAMALNMPEKVEEEVLEAGVYTLSPEIIPEFAGDYIIFSKNNNVDNSFLETETWHNIPAVKNNRVFEIDSAASTYSDPITLEYLLEIFEASFLTH, encoded by the coding sequence ATGCGGCGACTTTTAGCCTTTTCCGTTTTCCTGGTTATCATGCTACTCAGTGCATGCGGAAATAACGAACCAACAGATGTCAGTGCAACAGAAAATGAGGCAGATACATTTACGTATGAATCTGAAACCGGTCCTGTAGAAGTACCTACTAACCCTGAAAAAATCATTGCTCTAACAAATGGTCCTAACGTTTTTGCTTTAGACGGCAATGTTGTTGGTATTGATGAATGGACAAGTAACAACCCCTTGTTTCAAGAAAAGGTAGAGGGGGTCGAAATCGTCTCTGAAGAAAGTTTAGAGAAAATTCTTGAGCTAGAGCCAGACCTTATTATAGCAGGCTCTCATATGAATAATATTGATAAATTAAATGATATTGCACCTACCGTTGTCTACACGTGGGGAGAATTAGATTATTTAACCCAGCAAATCGAAATTGGTAAGCTTTTAAACAAAGAAGAAGAAGCAACGGAATGGGTTGAAGACTTCACCGAACGTGCAGAAGCTGCTGGCGAAGCCATTCGTGAGGAAATAGGTGAAGACGCCACTGTGTCAGTGTTTGAAAGTGGTAACAAGGAAGTGTATGTCTTTGGAAATAACTATGCACGTGGTACAGAAATATTGTATCAAGCGATGGCGCTAAACATGCCTGAAAAAGTAGAAGAGGAAGTACTTGAAGCTGGTGTATACACGCTATCACCGGAAATAATTCCTGAATTCGCAGGCGACTATATTATTTTTAGTAAAAACAACAACGTTGATAATTCGTTTCTAGAAACCGAAACATGGCATAATATACCTGCCGTTAAAAATAATCGTGTCTTTGAAATAGATAGTGCCGCTTCCACCTACAGCGATCCCATTACACTGGAATATCTTCTAGAGATCTTTGAAGCCTCTTTTCTTACCCATTAA